In a genomic window of Corynebacterium coyleae:
- a CDS encoding HNH endonuclease signature motif containing protein, which produces MTVAVSQWVADRTSDLSAEVLEDRIKVNHLSANHHRARMLEAVGQFDEQDLASQYGEKSTATWLRRELNLPEPTAFEYVRVARGLRRYRRLFEAFESGVMPYSTVRFVLQFLDEQNEEELVALALSLAFSDLKLVLAGAGPKDDEPTEPFARASECDDGMLAFEARLPAVAGQKLLTALKMAQLASFGLEDVDPEDLNDPEKVQLLIDDATNAKDAVASEQDREPRKRTKITAEDIAKTVSRYGPPEKQDVYAALLAMVDMVRAHPISPLRSPGVQVNLMVNQGGGCWMPENRAARSEDVRSYLANAVVRLHLMDKHGLTINVGRAQRFATDGQVQALLATWGYQCAMPGCSHRRFIEIHHIREWEHGGSTNMDNLIPLCSSCHSQVSHGTITIESRGTDLFFTFNDGARFVSRGRGLPRRLDFITGTSFDE; this is translated from the coding sequence ATGACAGTTGCAGTGAGCCAGTGGGTGGCTGATCGAACGAGTGATTTGTCGGCAGAGGTGCTCGAAGACCGGATTAAGGTCAACCACCTTTCGGCCAATCACCATCGTGCGCGGATGCTTGAAGCAGTCGGGCAGTTCGATGAGCAGGATCTCGCGTCGCAGTATGGGGAGAAGTCGACCGCGACGTGGTTGCGTAGGGAACTCAACCTGCCCGAACCGACGGCCTTTGAGTATGTGAGGGTTGCCCGGGGCCTGCGCAGGTATCGCCGGTTATTCGAGGCGTTTGAGTCTGGGGTGATGCCGTATTCGACGGTTCGTTTTGTCCTGCAGTTTCTGGACGAGCAAAACGAAGAGGAGCTTGTCGCTCTTGCGTTGTCTCTGGCGTTTTCGGACCTGAAACTTGTGCTCGCCGGTGCCGGGCCGAAAGACGATGAGCCGACCGAGCCCTTCGCCCGGGCCAGCGAGTGCGACGATGGCATGCTTGCGTTCGAGGCCCGTCTTCCCGCCGTGGCTGGGCAGAAACTTCTGACCGCGCTGAAAATGGCGCAGTTGGCCAGTTTTGGTCTGGAGGACGTCGATCCGGAGGATCTCAACGATCCTGAAAAGGTGCAACTGCTTATCGACGACGCCACCAACGCCAAGGATGCTGTCGCCTCTGAGCAGGATCGCGAACCACGGAAACGGACAAAGATCACCGCCGAAGACATCGCGAAGACGGTTTCGCGCTACGGGCCTCCGGAGAAACAGGACGTTTACGCAGCGTTGCTGGCCATGGTGGATATGGTGCGGGCTCACCCGATTAGTCCGCTTCGTAGCCCCGGTGTGCAGGTTAATCTCATGGTGAATCAGGGCGGGGGCTGTTGGATGCCCGAAAACCGTGCCGCACGGTCAGAGGATGTGCGAAGCTACCTTGCTAACGCCGTGGTGCGGTTGCACTTGATGGACAAACATGGGCTGACCATCAACGTCGGCCGTGCACAGCGGTTCGCCACTGACGGCCAGGTGCAGGCGTTGCTAGCAACGTGGGGGTATCAATGTGCCATGCCTGGGTGCTCGCATCGCCGGTTTATTGAGATCCACCACATCCGAGAATGGGAGCATGGTGGCTCGACCAACATGGATAACCTCATTCCACTGTGCTCGAGTTGTCACTCGCAGGTTAGCCACGGGACGATCACAATTGAAAGCAGGGGAACCGACTTGTTCTTCACGTTTAACGATGGCGCGCGGTTTGTTTCCCGCGGGCGAGGGTTGCCGCGTCGCCTGGATTTCATCACGGGTACCTCATTCGATGAATGA
- a CDS encoding S1 family peptidase: MTSVKIIQTLISVALASATTLTALTACSGAEDIAADAPETKLTPTEVAELCQNAARNASTADGVAYDALTVYAHEVPTDAITGQSFDSEISGFLSNDEYIGEFTFRCRIDDSDAQVSSFYFPPENFLAPQSESSPTRQAQRQHAQPQQPQAQAVDPQRIDPRNNGAGVTGRDDNLGIYYHNKQDWLFLEAPGKVVPGAKIYNVNKSYCSTGFIASRENRTFIVTAGHCGDVGDQFYVNNQYGGSLVVGEMVESFYERDNTGFIGTDIGLIEIYDDAKPYVDSALPVNSRLKGWITPAQAGQGNMTICRLGATTGYSCGKFVEVDRAGQFVFRNIADRGDSGGAIFAFDGTDAWALGVTSNGSDYNKTLTSGMEIAGAMQHWGLTLHG; this comes from the coding sequence ATGACATCTGTGAAGATCATCCAAACGTTAATCTCGGTAGCGCTCGCATCCGCGACCACGCTCACTGCGCTCACTGCCTGTTCCGGTGCAGAAGATATCGCCGCCGATGCTCCCGAGACCAAACTGACACCGACTGAGGTCGCCGAATTATGTCAGAACGCCGCCAGAAACGCGTCCACCGCCGACGGCGTTGCCTACGACGCCCTAACGGTCTATGCACACGAGGTGCCCACCGACGCAATCACGGGACAGTCGTTCGACAGCGAGATCTCCGGTTTTCTCAGCAATGACGAATACATCGGTGAATTCACATTCCGTTGCAGGATCGACGACTCCGACGCCCAAGTGAGCAGTTTTTATTTCCCTCCCGAGAACTTTCTCGCCCCGCAATCGGAATCCAGCCCCACAAGGCAAGCACAGCGACAGCACGCACAGCCGCAGCAACCACAGGCGCAGGCCGTGGACCCGCAGCGCATCGACCCACGAAACAACGGCGCGGGAGTAACCGGCAGGGACGACAACCTGGGCATTTACTATCACAACAAACAGGACTGGCTGTTTCTCGAGGCTCCGGGCAAGGTTGTACCTGGCGCGAAGATTTACAACGTGAACAAAAGCTACTGCTCTACTGGTTTTATCGCGTCGCGGGAGAACCGCACATTCATCGTTACTGCCGGGCACTGCGGCGATGTGGGTGACCAGTTCTACGTCAATAACCAATACGGCGGGTCACTGGTTGTGGGCGAGATGGTCGAATCCTTCTACGAGCGCGACAACACGGGCTTTATCGGCACCGACATCGGACTGATTGAGATTTACGACGATGCCAAGCCGTACGTGGATTCCGCACTGCCCGTAAATTCCCGATTGAAGGGCTGGATCACCCCAGCCCAAGCGGGGCAAGGCAACATGACCATTTGCCGTCTCGGTGCCACCACTGGCTACTCCTGCGGCAAATTCGTCGAGGTAGATAGGGCCGGCCAATTCGTGTTTCGCAACATCGCTGACAGAGGCGATTCCGGAGGCGCGATCTTCGCGTTCGACGGCACGGACGCATGGGCGCTAGGGGTGACGTCGAACGGCAGCGACTACAACAAGACGCTCACCAGCGGCATGGAAATCGCAGGCGCAATGCAGCACTGGGGCCTCACGCTTCACGGCTAG
- the lspA gene encoding signal peptidase II, whose product MEQATKPRSTPRYLGVVIAVMLIVAALDQLLKIIMVAWLEPGVPHPVIGDWFRFYLLFNPGAAFSMGQNSTWLFTTLQLVFVIGALWFGPRMSTRWEAFGLALVAGGALGNLCDRLFREPGFWFGHVVDYISVGSFAVFNLADAAITVGVVVFVVATFVAERKGDNDG is encoded by the coding sequence ATGGAACAGGCAACGAAACCCCGCTCGACACCCCGCTACCTTGGTGTCGTGATCGCTGTGATGCTCATCGTGGCGGCGCTGGACCAGCTCCTGAAAATCATCATGGTCGCATGGCTGGAACCCGGAGTGCCCCACCCAGTGATCGGAGATTGGTTCCGCTTCTACCTGCTGTTTAACCCGGGCGCCGCATTTTCGATGGGGCAGAATTCGACGTGGTTATTCACCACCCTCCAACTTGTGTTTGTCATTGGTGCGCTGTGGTTTGGTCCTCGCATGTCCACACGTTGGGAGGCGTTTGGTCTAGCGCTGGTCGCAGGTGGCGCACTGGGCAACCTGTGCGACAGGTTGTTCCGTGAGCCTGGATTCTGGTTCGGACATGTGGTGGACTACATCTCCGTAGGCAGTTTCGCGGTGTTTAACCTGGCCGATGCTGCTATTACGGTCGGTGTGGTGGTGTTTGTCGTGGCCACCTTTGTTGCAGAGCGAAAGGGGGACAACGATGGGTAA
- a CDS encoding asparaginase → MTVYVVSTGGTIASTADVSGALVPTLSADELVARSETTRDVQTREIASLDSSSMGLADIDRLRALTSALLNDDTLTGLVITHGTDSLAETALALELVHRDERPVVLTGAMRSADHPHPDGPANLRGAIEVAATQRGGGAFVHFGGATLPARGLRKRHTTDLDAFDVPVSLRRPMPVPAAPLDGLFVPILRAWPGDDGTVAHLVASKSPDGVIVEALGAGNVSDGTGEALRDMLRRGIPVVIATSAPYGAVTFAYGGAGGGSTLGDLGALPAGHLSPGQARIALLTALATGVNPSSLL, encoded by the coding sequence ATGACCGTCTACGTTGTCTCCACCGGAGGCACCATCGCCTCCACCGCCGATGTGTCCGGGGCGCTTGTGCCGACCTTGTCCGCCGATGAACTTGTCGCCCGTAGCGAAACCACCCGTGACGTGCAAACTCGCGAGATCGCGAGCCTGGATTCGTCGTCAATGGGGCTCGCCGACATCGACCGCCTTCGTGCGCTCACTAGCGCATTGCTTAACGACGACACCCTCACCGGCCTCGTCATCACCCACGGCACCGACTCCTTGGCAGAAACCGCCCTCGCGTTAGAACTCGTCCACCGCGATGAACGGCCCGTCGTGTTGACCGGTGCGATGCGCTCCGCCGATCATCCCCACCCTGATGGACCCGCAAACCTGCGTGGCGCGATCGAGGTGGCCGCCACCCAACGCGGCGGTGGCGCCTTCGTTCACTTCGGTGGCGCAACCTTGCCTGCACGCGGCCTACGCAAGCGGCACACTACCGATCTGGACGCCTTCGACGTCCCCGTTTCACTGCGCCGACCTATGCCTGTCCCCGCTGCGCCATTGGACGGCTTGTTCGTGCCGATCCTGCGTGCATGGCCGGGTGACGACGGCACCGTTGCACATCTTGTCGCCTCGAAGTCCCCCGACGGCGTCATTGTCGAGGCCCTCGGTGCCGGCAACGTCTCCGACGGCACCGGCGAAGCACTTCGCGACATGCTGCGCCGCGGCATCCCCGTAGTGATTGCCACTTCTGCCCCCTACGGTGCAGTGACCTTCGCCTACGGCGGCGCAGGTGGCGGCTCTACCCTCGGCGACCTCGGCGCGCTGCCCGCCGGCCATCTCTCCCCCGGCCAAGCTCGTATCGCACTGCTCACCGCCCTGGCCACCGGTGTGAATCCCAGCTCACTGCTCTGA
- a CDS encoding DNA polymerase IV, whose amino-acid sequence MTRWVLHIDMDAFYASCEQLTRPTLKGRPVLVAGVTGRGVVAGASYEARKYGARSAMPTHRAARLVGPKAVLVAPRRAVYTTASRRVFEVISKHVDVVEQLSIDEAFMEPAELIGATPDEVREWANQLRAEIKEETGLPSSIGAGSGKQYAKIGSGRAKPDGVFVIPHEEQLEILHPMPVNELWGVGPVTEAKLASAGIETIGDLAALTEKELDIAIGGAVGKQLWWLARGVDERPVAPRAVAKQISSEHTYPNDLTQPSEVDTALERAAADSHRRLLKDGRGARTVTVKLRMADFHIESRSATLPYATDDAETLLATAFRLVRYPDEVGPIRLVGVSYSGLEDALQDVLFPELDQEIVKPAPVAEDYETGVSDHTAPVGLEVVSEMGDTPGQWRATQDVFHPEFGHGWVQGAGKGWVTVRFETRATGPGRVKSLRSDDPALVPADPVDSLAWEDWLSEQ is encoded by the coding sequence ATGACTCGCTGGGTGCTGCATATCGACATGGACGCGTTCTACGCGTCATGTGAGCAGCTCACCCGTCCCACGCTGAAAGGGCGGCCAGTGCTCGTTGCGGGTGTGACCGGCCGCGGGGTCGTGGCGGGCGCCAGTTACGAGGCAAGAAAGTATGGGGCGCGCTCCGCCATGCCAACACACCGGGCGGCACGTTTGGTGGGGCCAAAAGCAGTTCTTGTGGCACCCCGGCGGGCGGTGTACACGACCGCGTCGAGGCGAGTGTTCGAGGTGATTAGCAAGCACGTTGATGTGGTGGAGCAACTGTCTATCGATGAAGCCTTCATGGAGCCAGCTGAGCTCATTGGTGCTACCCCTGACGAGGTGCGTGAGTGGGCGAACCAGTTGCGCGCGGAGATCAAGGAGGAGACTGGCTTGCCGAGCTCGATCGGAGCTGGGTCGGGCAAGCAATACGCCAAGATTGGTTCGGGCCGTGCGAAACCGGACGGAGTGTTTGTCATCCCGCATGAAGAACAGTTAGAGATCCTGCATCCGATGCCGGTCAATGAGCTGTGGGGTGTGGGGCCGGTGACGGAGGCGAAGTTAGCGTCGGCGGGGATCGAGACGATTGGGGATTTGGCGGCGCTGACCGAGAAAGAACTCGATATCGCGATTGGTGGTGCGGTGGGCAAGCAGCTGTGGTGGCTTGCTCGCGGTGTGGATGAGCGGCCGGTTGCCCCGCGTGCTGTGGCGAAGCAGATCTCCTCCGAGCACACCTACCCGAACGATTTAACCCAGCCGTCGGAGGTAGACACTGCGCTGGAACGTGCGGCAGCGGATTCGCATCGACGGTTGCTCAAGGACGGGAGAGGGGCTCGCACGGTGACAGTGAAGCTGCGGATGGCGGACTTTCACATCGAATCCCGCTCGGCGACCCTGCCGTATGCAACCGACGATGCGGAAACCCTGCTCGCAACGGCGTTTCGACTGGTGCGTTACCCGGACGAAGTCGGGCCAATCAGGCTTGTCGGGGTGTCGTATTCGGGCCTGGAGGATGCGCTGCAGGATGTGTTGTTTCCGGAGTTGGATCAGGAGATTGTGAAGCCGGCGCCGGTGGCGGAGGACTACGAAACTGGGGTGAGTGACCACACCGCACCCGTAGGGCTAGAGGTGGTCTCGGAGATGGGGGATACGCCGGGGCAGTGGCGGGCTACCCAGGACGTGTTTCACCCTGAGTTTGGGCACGGTTGGGTGCAAGGGGCCGGCAAGGGATGGGTCACGGTGCGGTTTGAAACGCGCGCGACGGGGCCTGGCAGGGTCAAGAGCTTGCGTAGCGACGACCCCGCGCTCGTCCCGGCCGACCCCGTCGATTCGTTGGCGTGGGAGGACTGGCTGTCAGAGCAGTGA
- a CDS encoding RluA family pseudouridine synthase — MGKFRALPVPEGLDGMRVDAAMSKLFGVSRAVAAEIAANGDVLVNGTAAQKSERVHTGAMLEVTLPEPKRAPQPVTELVEGLEILYKDADVIAVDKPVGVAAHPTLGWEGPDVVGGLQAMGFTLPDAGPPERKGIVQRLDVGTSGVMIVAASVPAYSALKRAFKERTVDKTYNALVQGLPDPTVGTIDAPIGRHPSAGWKFAVTQDGRPSVTHYEVIEAFRRASLIEVHLETGRTHQIRVHMSSVGHPCVGDPMYGSDPTLSKQLGLKRQWLHATSLGFVHPRTGEYMEVTSEYPEDLRVALDAVRNG; from the coding sequence ATGGGTAAGTTCCGGGCGCTTCCAGTGCCGGAAGGGCTGGACGGGATGCGTGTCGATGCTGCGATGTCGAAGCTGTTCGGTGTCTCCCGTGCCGTCGCCGCAGAAATCGCCGCGAACGGTGACGTGCTTGTCAACGGCACTGCTGCACAGAAATCGGAACGAGTCCACACAGGCGCCATGCTGGAGGTCACTCTGCCGGAGCCGAAGCGGGCGCCGCAGCCGGTCACCGAACTCGTTGAAGGTCTGGAGATCCTGTACAAGGATGCCGACGTCATCGCGGTGGATAAGCCTGTGGGTGTGGCGGCGCATCCGACCTTGGGCTGGGAAGGCCCCGATGTGGTCGGTGGGTTGCAAGCCATGGGATTCACGCTTCCCGATGCCGGCCCGCCGGAGCGCAAGGGCATCGTGCAGCGTCTCGACGTCGGCACATCCGGCGTCATGATCGTTGCCGCAAGCGTGCCCGCTTACTCCGCGTTGAAACGCGCCTTTAAAGAACGCACCGTGGACAAGACCTATAACGCGTTGGTGCAGGGGCTGCCGGACCCGACAGTTGGCACAATCGATGCACCGATCGGACGCCACCCTTCCGCCGGGTGGAAGTTTGCCGTCACGCAGGACGGCCGGCCGAGCGTGACCCACTACGAGGTAATTGAAGCGTTCCGCCGGGCGAGTCTCATCGAGGTGCACCTAGAAACGGGCCGGACCCACCAGATCAGAGTGCATATGTCCTCGGTGGGCCATCCCTGCGTGGGAGATCCGATGTATGGGTCGGACCCGACTCTGTCGAAGCAACTCGGGTTGAAGCGCCAGTGGCTGCATGCCACCAGCCTTGGGTTCGTCCACCCGCGTACCGGTGAATATATGGAGGTCACCTCCGAGTATCCGGAGGACCTTCGTGTGGCGCTTGATGCGGTCCGTAACGGGTAG